ACTCCTGTTCAGTATGATAGTTTCCGTATCGCGCCTCGAAAGGGTTCCCACCTACAAGGAGATAAAGAAAGAGCTAAACTACAAGGATCTGTCCACCGCGGGGTTTCTCATATATCCCGTCCTTCAGGCTGCAGACATTCTGATATATAAAGCGGAAGGAGTACCCGTTGGTGAGGATCAGGTCTACCATATAGAGCTCACTAGGGAAATTGCCAGAAGGTTCAACCATCTGTACGCGGAAGTGTTTCCCGAACCGGATGCCATACTCTCTAGGGTACCCAAGCTCCCGGGGACGGATGGGAGGAAAATGAGCAAAAGTTATGGGAACATCATAAATCTTGAAATTTCGGAGAGTGAGCTGGAGAGGACCATTCTGAAAATGATGACGGATCCAGCTAGAGTGAGGAGGACAGATCCTGGAAATCCGGAAAACTGTCCTGTCTGGAAATATCATCAGGCTTTCGATATAAGCGAAGAAGAGAGCAAATGGGTCTGGGAAGGATGTACAGCGGCTAGGATCGGATGTGTCGACTGTAAAAAGCTTCTTTTGAAGAACATGAAGAAAAAACTGGCACCGATTTGGGAAAACTTTTCCAAAATAGACGAAGATCCACATTATGTGGATGACGTGATTCTCGAGGGAACGAAGAAAGCCAGGGAAGCAGCTGGCCAGACTATGGAAGAAGTGAGAAGGGCCATGAATCTCATGTTCTGAGGTGAGAAGATGGAACTCGTTTTCAAGCTTCCAGTTTTCGAAGGACCTCTTGACCTTCTGCTGTATCTTGTGAAAAAGAAGAAGGTGGACATCAGGCAAATTCCTATATCTCAGCTTGCAGACGAATTCGTCGAGTACCTGGAGCACATGAAAAGGCTGGATATGAAGATCACGTCCGATTTTCTGGAGATGGCGTCTACGCTGATGGAGCTGAAGTCTAAACTTCTCATCCCGAGAGTAAGGGAGAAAGAGAGAGAAGAGATAGAAAGGAAACAAGAAGAGCTGTACAGGAGATTGGAAGAATATACGAAAGTGAAGGAGATCGTCCAGAGGTTGAGGAAAGAGGCGTCTCTTTTGAAGAGGAAACCCGTTCGGTTGAAGACCCCTTTTTTCGGAAAGGCCGAAAGGCTGGAGAAGTTCAGAGAGATTCTGGAGCGTATCTGGAAAGAAGAGGCTCTCCGCGAATCTGTCCACCGTGTGAGGGGTGAGATCCTCTCTGTGGAAGATATGATGGAAAAGATCCTCGAGGAGATCGATGGAGAAGTGGAAATCTTCTCTTTGCTCTCTCGTGCGAAGAGCGTCTACGAGCTCATAGTGAGGTTACTCGCCATTTTGGAACTTGTGAAGATCGGAAAGCTCGTCCTTCTCGAAGATATGAGGATCAGGAGGTTCGCCCATGCACCTTAAGGCCGCTATCGAAGCTCTTCTGTTCGCCTCAAATGGCATATCATCGGAGAGATTGGCAAGGGTGCTCGAAGTGGACGAAGAGAAGGTGAAGGAGGTTCTCGAGGAGCTGGTCAAAGAATACAAAAGGTCGGAGCACGGAGTTATCTTGAGAGAAGTCGCGGGTAAGTATCGATTTTACACAAAGCCTGAGTACGCGGATCTCGTTTCCAAAATAACCAGACGAAAGTATAAGAATCTCACCGAAACCCAGATGGAAATCGTGGCGTTGCTTCTTCTCTCTGGGCCACTGCCGAAGAGCGAGATAGACGCGTTCAGGGGGAAGGATTCGTCGACCGTTCTGTCTTCTCTTCAAAAGATGGGAGTGGTTCGCAAGAAAAGACACGGAAGGGGATTCCTCTATCAGCTTTCTCCCTCTTTCGTCGAGAGTACCATGTTGGACGAGATGTTGAGAGATGTTTCACAGAAGCTCGGCGGCAATGGTAGCCAGCCTTGATCTCTCTCCTTTCTCCAGTTTTATAACGGCAGAAAGATCCGATTCGAGGAGTCTCAGAGCGGCGTAGACCAGTCCGTTTGTGTCCTTGTCCAGGTACGGTGTGTCTATTTGATATGGATCGCCGACCAGCACGATCTTTGTGTCCTCACCAACGCGTGTAAGTATTGTCTTCACTTCGTGCGGAGTGAGGTTCTGTGCCTCATCTATGATGATGAACTGTTTCGGTATCGTTCTTCCTCTGATGAAGGAAAGAGCTTCTATCTCCAGAAGATCCTGTTTCTCCAGTTCCTTGATTTTCAACCCAGAGAGAGATGAGATCAACTCGAGATTGT
This region of Thermotoga sp. genomic DNA includes:
- the trpS gene encoding tryptophan--tRNA ligase, whose protein sequence is MRILSGMRPTGKLHIGHLVGALENWVKLQEEGNECFYFVADWHALTTHYDDVSQLKEYTRDLVRGFLACGIDPEKSVVFVQSGVKEHAELALLFSMIVSVSRLERVPTYKEIKKELNYKDLSTAGFLIYPVLQAADILIYKAEGVPVGEDQVYHIELTREIARRFNHLYAEVFPEPDAILSRVPKLPGTDGRKMSKSYGNIINLEISESELERTILKMMTDPARVRRTDPGNPENCPVWKYHQAFDISEEESKWVWEGCTAARIGCVDCKKLLLKNMKKKLAPIWENFSKIDEDPHYVDDVILEGTKKAREAAGQTMEEVRRAMNLMF
- a CDS encoding ScpA family protein, with translation MELVFKLPVFEGPLDLLLYLVKKKKVDIRQIPISQLADEFVEYLEHMKRLDMKITSDFLEMASTLMELKSKLLIPRVREKEREEIERKQEELYRRLEEYTKVKEIVQRLRKEASLLKRKPVRLKTPFFGKAERLEKFREILERIWKEEALRESVHRVRGEILSVEDMMEKILEEIDGEVEIFSLLSRAKSVYELIVRLLAILELVKIGKLVLLEDMRIRRFAHAP
- the scpB gene encoding SMC-Scp complex subunit ScpB encodes the protein MHLKAAIEALLFASNGISSERLARVLEVDEEKVKEVLEELVKEYKRSEHGVILREVAGKYRFYTKPEYADLVSKITRRKYKNLTETQMEIVALLLLSGPLPKSEIDAFRGKDSSTVLSSLQKMGVVRKKRHGRGFLYQLSPSFVESTMLDEMLRDVSQKLGGNGSQP